One genomic window of Bacteroidota bacterium includes the following:
- a CDS encoding RNA methyltransferase: MTLTKAKIKSLKHLADKKHRDSERKFLVEGIRFVQEAASSDFPIIEAFYTEEVEKDASGRIALQALKKKCRDVHKVAPRELDAISDTVNAQGIVAVLQQREFPAESLLHCPDGQCTIVAFDGVSDPGNVGSMVRTCDWFGVDGILIGRNSVELYNPKVLRATMGGVFHLPIVEEVDLLSILSQAKDLGYRIYVTDPSGETHFDHVTYESKSIIVFGNEAWGVSDQVRQLADARLVIRRYGAGESLNVSVACGIVLSALHRLYD, translated from the coding sequence ATGACATTGACCAAAGCAAAAATCAAATCGCTGAAGCATCTTGCCGACAAGAAACATCGTGACAGCGAAAGGAAGTTCCTTGTAGAGGGCATCAGGTTTGTGCAGGAAGCGGCAAGTTCTGATTTTCCCATCATCGAAGCGTTCTATACCGAAGAAGTGGAGAAGGATGCAAGTGGCAGAATTGCTCTTCAGGCATTGAAGAAGAAATGCCGCGATGTTCACAAAGTGGCTCCGAGAGAGCTTGACGCGATATCTGATACCGTGAATGCCCAGGGTATTGTGGCGGTTCTGCAGCAACGGGAATTCCCCGCCGAGTCGTTGTTGCATTGCCCGGATGGCCAATGCACCATTGTTGCTTTCGACGGCGTATCCGACCCCGGGAACGTCGGTTCAATGGTGAGAACGTGCGATTGGTTTGGAGTAGATGGGATTTTGATCGGACGGAACTCCGTCGAGCTCTACAATCCGAAAGTTCTGCGCGCAACAATGGGCGGCGTCTTCCATCTGCCCATTGTTGAAGAGGTGGATCTCCTCTCAATCCTTTCACAGGCGAAAGACTTGGGGTACCGCATCTATGTCACGGATCCGAGCGGCGAGACACATTTCGATCATGTTACCTACGAAAGCAAGTCGATCATCGTATTCGGTAATGAAGCATGGGGTGTTTCCGATCAGGTGAGGCAATTAGCCGATGCCCGGCTCGTAATTCGGAGATACGGGGCCGGCGAATCGCTCAATGTCAGTGTGGCGTGCGGAATCGTCCTTTCCGCCTTGCATCGCTTGTATGACTGA
- the dtd gene encoding D-tyrosyl-tRNA(Tyr) deacylase: MRAVIQRVSEASVTIDGTVHASIKKGFVILLGIRTGDTRDAAVFLADRCSSLRVFEDGNGKMNLDLNDVGGSVIVVSQFTLYGNVQKGNRPSFIEAARPEEAEPLYDCFVERMKTLLCNDRVATGIFRAMMEVKIVNDGPVTILMESK, translated from the coding sequence ATGAGAGCTGTCATTCAGCGGGTAAGCGAAGCCAGCGTGACTATTGATGGAACAGTTCACGCAAGCATCAAAAAGGGCTTCGTGATACTGCTTGGAATTCGGACAGGCGACACAAGAGACGCCGCTGTTTTTCTTGCTGATAGATGTTCGTCGCTTCGTGTGTTCGAGGATGGAAACGGAAAGATGAATCTCGACCTGAACGATGTCGGCGGAAGCGTCATCGTGGTTTCCCAATTCACGCTGTACGGCAATGTGCAAAAAGGGAACCGCCCCAGCTTCATCGAAGCAGCCCGTCCGGAAGAGGCGGAGCCGCTGTATGATTGTTTTGTTGAGAGGATGAAGACGTTGCTCTGCAACGATCGTGTTGCTACGGGGATATTCCGTGCAATGATGGAAGTGAAGATTGTGAATGATGGTCCGGTAACGATTCTGATGGAAAGCAAGTAG
- a CDS encoding methylmalonyl-CoA mutase family protein, which yields MSSSLENKKRAWNEKRVKPVVDRFGERRKQFTTDSGIPIERLYIPTGEDHHDTIGFPGEYPFTRGVYPTMYRGKFWTMRQYAGFGTPEESNKRYRFLLGQGTTGLSVAFDLPTQIGYDSDHKLAEGEVGKVGVAIDTLADMEVAFDGIPLDKVTTSMTINATAGVLLCMYVALAKKQGVDLKKISGTIQNDILKEYISRGTYIYPPVPSMRLVTDIFQWCSEHVPKWNTISISGYHIREAGATAVQEVAFTLANGIAYVQAAVDAGLDIDTFGSKLSFFFNAHNNFFEEIAKFRAARRLWARIMKERFGAKNDETLKLRFHAQTGGATLTAQQIDNNVVRVTMQALAAVLGGCQSLHTNGRDEALALPTQQSAALALRTQQIIAHESGVADTIDPIGGSYFVESFTNDIEAKAKELIDKIDALGGAVSAIEQKFFQQAIAESAYRYQLAIEQKEKIIVGVNEFVSNDESDVDILRIGDSATKRQLERLQEIRSRRNNDDVRRMLNALRAAAEGTENLIPYILSCVEVYASIGEISDVLRQTWGEYAE from the coding sequence ATGTCTTCATCATTAGAAAATAAGAAACGTGCGTGGAACGAAAAGCGAGTCAAACCCGTTGTTGACAGGTTCGGCGAACGGCGTAAGCAGTTTACAACAGATTCGGGAATTCCGATTGAGCGCTTGTACATTCCTACGGGTGAAGATCACCATGACACGATAGGTTTTCCCGGCGAATATCCGTTTACAAGAGGCGTCTACCCGACAATGTATCGCGGGAAATTCTGGACGATGCGTCAGTACGCCGGATTTGGCACGCCGGAAGAATCCAACAAACGCTATCGATTTCTTCTCGGTCAGGGAACAACCGGACTTTCCGTTGCCTTCGATCTGCCTACACAAATCGGGTACGACTCCGACCACAAACTTGCGGAAGGCGAAGTCGGGAAAGTCGGTGTTGCTATTGATACCCTCGCGGATATGGAAGTAGCGTTCGACGGTATCCCTCTGGACAAAGTTACAACCTCCATGACGATTAATGCGACGGCGGGCGTTTTGTTGTGCATGTACGTTGCATTGGCAAAAAAACAAGGAGTGGATCTCAAGAAAATCTCCGGCACGATCCAGAATGATATTCTGAAGGAATACATTTCACGCGGCACGTACATCTACCCGCCCGTTCCGTCGATGCGCCTTGTGACGGATATTTTTCAGTGGTGCAGCGAACACGTCCCGAAGTGGAACACAATTTCCATCAGCGGATATCACATCCGTGAAGCGGGGGCGACAGCCGTTCAAGAAGTAGCGTTCACGCTTGCGAACGGCATCGCATACGTTCAAGCCGCCGTCGATGCGGGACTCGACATCGATACCTTCGGCTCGAAGTTGTCGTTCTTCTTTAACGCTCACAACAACTTCTTTGAGGAGATTGCGAAGTTCCGTGCAGCACGCAGGCTTTGGGCCCGCATTATGAAGGAACGATTCGGAGCAAAGAATGATGAGACTCTCAAACTCCGCTTTCATGCACAAACGGGCGGCGCGACGCTGACTGCCCAGCAAATCGACAACAACGTTGTCAGGGTAACTATGCAGGCGCTTGCCGCCGTGCTTGGCGGTTGCCAGTCGTTACACACCAACGGAAGGGACGAAGCTCTTGCGCTACCGACACAACAATCGGCGGCCCTCGCGCTGCGCACACAGCAGATAATAGCACACGAGTCCGGCGTTGCAGATACTATTGACCCGATCGGAGGATCCTATTTTGTCGAATCGTTCACCAATGATATCGAAGCGAAGGCGAAGGAACTTATCGATAAGATTGATGCATTGGGCGGAGCTGTGTCGGCAATAGAGCAGAAATTCTTCCAGCAGGCAATTGCGGAAAGTGCATACCGGTATCAGCTTGCAATTGAGCAGAAGGAAAAAATCATTGTCGGCGTGAATGAATTTGTTTCCAACGATGAGAGTGATGTTGACATTCTGAGAATAGGAGATTCTGCAACGAAACGTCAGCTTGAGCGGCTTCAGGAGATACGTTCCCGGAGAAACAACGACGACGTTCGCCGCATGCTGAATGCCTTGCGAGCCGCAGCAGAAGGGACAGAGAATCTTATTCCCTATATCCTTTCCTGTGTTGAGGTGTATGCCTCGATAGGCGAAATATCGGATGTTCTCAGACAAACGTGGGGGGAATACGCTGAATGA
- a CDS encoding DNA internalization-related competence protein ComEC/Rec2 has translation MKKRTIRTTPALIVALLFAIGILLGKAGGLPFAFLFVLSLFFLNAAVFQFLIGRDGHPLFSFTLGFLVICSGAAKVQLDFQSTPSPIQSNRVVEVVGRIVEPPSQLDNKTRFTFQAISYADSSVTRAMDSQILVTVVRRKKDTLDVPFRYGATMELKGQLARPSPQRNPGEFDARKYYDAQGIAFVMRVRGYENVAILDSSSTRNVFEWLMQHAVIPVRHYMILLFDNIVGGEEAELLKGIFVGDRSGISYSTRNAFANSGISHLLAVSGAHVVIVWGVVTMVLTLVRLPRQMVIVGALIAVAFYMLLTGSNPPIVRATIMGGIFQGARLLGVKSDGLNSLGFAALLILGYDARQIYDVGFQLSFAAVFSLVYLFPIAKDILPTIKPSVWCGKIVTRSIELSMVTFVATVGTFPLMAVYFGKVSVVGLLTNIAVVPAVAGSITLGFLSALFGWLSPFVAETFAQPNVLLLRFVLWTAEFSGSLPWAYINTLQFRPIHTLPFYAMLGVLFHLHAIGYAKKFVIGFVASLNLLLIVPVSTFDRPLEEHLRVSFIDVGQGDAALIEFPGGETMLIDAGPKSEEYDAGERVVAPFLRRRGISSIDYLVASHPHADHIGGFKYIFDRFEVKEVIESGQPARDPIYIEYAEAVRNEGCNVNIARTLDSSIHIGEAKVYLLYPTTTFIDTDTTRRHPNLNNTSVVFKLCFGEISFLFTGDAEMDAELEMTDIHGEFLQSTLLKAGHHGSKTSSTQEFLDYVKPAFAVISAGVNNKFNHPSEEVVGRLRAMNVEILRTDEEGAILFETNGKELYRVDWR, from the coding sequence ATGAAGAAGCGGACGATTCGTACAACTCCTGCTCTCATCGTTGCGTTACTCTTCGCAATCGGAATCCTCCTCGGCAAAGCCGGCGGCTTGCCCTTCGCGTTTCTTTTTGTACTCTCTTTGTTCTTCCTCAACGCTGCGGTCTTTCAGTTTCTCATTGGGAGGGACGGACACCCCCTCTTTTCGTTCACTCTTGGATTCCTTGTTATTTGCTCGGGCGCTGCCAAAGTACAGCTCGATTTCCAATCCACACCCTCCCCGATACAATCAAACAGGGTAGTTGAAGTTGTCGGGAGAATTGTTGAGCCGCCATCACAACTCGACAACAAAACGCGATTCACCTTCCAGGCAATATCGTATGCGGATTCGTCCGTCACCCGCGCTATGGATTCACAGATTCTTGTTACCGTTGTGCGGCGCAAGAAGGATACGCTTGATGTTCCGTTCCGGTATGGTGCCACGATGGAGTTGAAGGGGCAACTCGCCCGCCCCTCACCACAACGGAATCCCGGAGAATTTGATGCCCGAAAGTACTATGACGCACAGGGCATCGCCTTCGTGATGAGAGTTCGCGGATATGAAAACGTTGCGATTCTTGACTCATCATCAACACGGAATGTATTCGAGTGGTTGATGCAGCATGCGGTCATTCCCGTCCGCCACTACATGATCTTGCTCTTTGACAACATCGTGGGAGGTGAGGAGGCTGAGTTGCTGAAAGGAATCTTTGTTGGAGATCGAAGCGGAATTTCCTATTCAACGCGTAATGCGTTTGCAAACTCCGGCATTTCGCATCTTCTGGCCGTTTCAGGGGCTCACGTAGTTATTGTGTGGGGAGTCGTCACGATGGTGTTGACGCTGGTTCGCCTTCCGAGGCAAATGGTGATTGTTGGAGCGCTTATCGCAGTTGCGTTCTATATGCTCCTGACAGGCAGCAATCCGCCGATTGTTCGGGCGACGATTATGGGCGGGATCTTCCAGGGGGCGAGACTGCTGGGAGTGAAATCGGACGGACTCAACTCGCTGGGCTTTGCTGCTTTGCTCATTCTCGGATATGATGCCCGCCAAATCTATGATGTGGGATTTCAACTTTCCTTCGCAGCGGTGTTTTCACTGGTCTATCTCTTTCCGATTGCCAAGGATATTCTTCCGACAATCAAGCCGTCAGTGTGGTGCGGAAAGATTGTTACGCGTTCAATCGAGTTATCGATGGTAACATTTGTTGCGACAGTCGGCACATTCCCTTTGATGGCCGTGTACTTTGGCAAGGTGTCGGTCGTCGGGCTTCTCACGAACATTGCTGTTGTACCGGCAGTAGCCGGAAGCATCACTTTGGGATTTCTGTCTGCACTTTTCGGGTGGCTCAGTCCGTTTGTTGCAGAGACTTTTGCCCAGCCGAATGTACTGCTTCTGCGCTTTGTGTTGTGGACGGCCGAATTTTCCGGCAGCTTGCCGTGGGCATACATCAATACCCTGCAGTTCAGGCCGATTCACACGCTCCCCTTTTACGCGATGCTCGGCGTTCTTTTCCATCTGCACGCAATTGGCTACGCGAAGAAATTCGTGATTGGGTTCGTGGCATCCCTCAACTTGCTTCTGATAGTTCCCGTCTCAACATTCGACAGGCCGCTCGAAGAGCATCTCCGCGTGAGCTTTATCGATGTCGGGCAAGGCGATGCCGCGCTGATCGAGTTTCCGGGCGGCGAAACGATGTTGATTGATGCGGGCCCGAAAAGTGAGGAGTATGATGCGGGCGAGCGAGTTGTTGCGCCGTTTCTTAGGCGGAGAGGCATTTCTTCGATTGACTATCTTGTTGCCTCGCATCCCCATGCCGATCATATTGGCGGATTCAAATACATTTTCGACCGGTTCGAGGTAAAGGAAGTAATCGAAAGCGGCCAACCTGCACGGGATCCAATCTACATTGAGTATGCCGAAGCTGTAAGAAACGAGGGATGCAATGTGAACATAGCAAGGACACTCGATTCATCTATCCACATCGGAGAGGCGAAGGTGTACCTGCTGTATCCGACAACAACATTCATCGATACCGACACGACACGCCGTCATCCCAATCTCAATAACACATCGGTTGTTTTCAAGTTGTGTTTTGGTGAGATATCGTTTTTGTTCACAGGCGACGCGGAGATGGACGCTGAACTCGAAATGACAGACATTCATGGAGAGTTCCTCCAATCCACACTTCTCAAAGCAGGGCATCATGGCAGCAAAACCAGCAGCACGCAGGAATTTCTCGACTATGTGAAACCGGCGTTTGCCGTGATTTCTGCGGGTGTGAACAACAAGTTCAATCATCCGTCTGAAGAAGTTGTAGGGCGTCTGCGAGCAATGAATGTTGAAATACTCCGCACCGACGAGGAAGGGGCAATTCTGTTTGAAACGAACGGAAAGGAATTGTATCGAGTTGATTGGCGTTGA
- the prmC gene encoding peptide chain release factor N(5)-glutamine methyltransferase, producing the protein MHHTAATSSPTNQRWTVLSLVEWSTNHLIEHGFDEARLHAELLLAHVLECTRLQLYMNFDRPLTADELCMYRSLFKRRLTHEPLQYITGETEFMGLPISVNSNVLIPRPETEQLVEHAISIVNVMEKESVDVLDIGTGSGNIAIALAKLTSKARVTSLEVSAAALSLAQQNIERNAVKNVSLLLGDVFAEFLPDRIFDVMVSNPPYISVTEHGTLDPEVRDFEPRLATTDGADGYRFIRRICDVAFRKLHEGGSLLMEIAHNQSGQAITIAEMAGFANARVLADYSGHSRIIVVEK; encoded by the coding sequence ATGCACCATACTGCTGCCACATCTTCGCCAACTAATCAGCGTTGGACTGTTCTTTCTCTGGTTGAATGGTCTACGAACCATCTTATCGAGCACGGATTCGACGAAGCACGATTGCATGCTGAATTGCTTCTTGCTCATGTGCTTGAATGTACCCGCCTTCAGTTGTACATGAATTTCGATCGCCCGCTCACGGCGGACGAACTTTGCATGTACCGATCGCTGTTCAAACGCCGCCTCACGCACGAACCGTTGCAGTACATTACCGGTGAAACGGAGTTCATGGGCCTGCCGATCTCCGTCAATTCCAATGTGCTCATCCCTCGTCCTGAAACAGAGCAACTCGTTGAACACGCCATCAGCATTGTTAATGTGATGGAAAAGGAGAGTGTTGATGTCTTGGACATCGGAACCGGTTCAGGTAATATTGCCATCGCTCTTGCAAAGCTCACTTCCAAAGCCCGGGTTACCTCCCTTGAGGTAAGCGCTGCAGCATTGAGCCTGGCGCAACAAAATATCGAACGCAATGCGGTCAAGAATGTCTCGCTTCTGCTCGGAGATGTCTTCGCGGAATTTCTGCCCGATCGAATATTCGATGTAATGGTTTCGAATCCTCCTTATATATCTGTGACGGAACACGGTACGCTTGATCCCGAAGTCCGGGATTTCGAGCCGCGTCTTGCGACAACCGACGGCGCCGACGGCTATCGTTTCATCCGTCGAATCTGCGATGTTGCGTTTCGCAAGCTGCATGAGGGAGGCTCATTGCTCATGGAGATTGCCCATAATCAGTCTGGGCAGGCGATAACGATTGCAGAAATGGCGGGGTTTGCAAATGCTCGCGTTCTTGCCGACTATTCAGGACATTCGCGGATTATTGTTGTCGAGAAATAG
- a CDS encoding alkaline phosphatase family protein, giving the protein MGVLMLFLDGVGIGTADASVNPFFQAELPSLRSLFGGELPGLNRPFLQNGTASLIPLDPNLGIEGLPQSGTGQTALFTGVNAPQLIGKHFGPYPYSTLRPVVRERNIFRQLINAGKKGYFANAYPQRFFDYFKDKQTRLTVTTLSCNYCDMPLHQVTELEKGVAVSADITNAGWPRMGYSHILPIEPAEAGRRLVRLTAEFDFVLFEYWRTDKAGHSEKISEAVDSLEVFDGMLGGILQSIDATRTLLLITSDHGNIEDMSTKVHTRNPVPAILFGFRQHEVAQTLRERPDLTGVTPALMEHLVS; this is encoded by the coding sequence ATGGGCGTTCTCATGCTCTTTCTTGATGGGGTGGGGATTGGTACAGCGGATGCGTCGGTTAATCCTTTCTTTCAAGCAGAGCTTCCTTCACTTCGCTCGCTGTTCGGCGGCGAACTGCCCGGCTTGAATCGCCCGTTTCTGCAAAACGGCACAGCCTCACTCATCCCTCTTGATCCCAACCTCGGAATTGAAGGGCTTCCACAAAGCGGAACGGGACAAACCGCTCTATTCACGGGAGTCAACGCCCCGCAGTTGATAGGGAAGCATTTTGGCCCGTATCCCTACTCAACATTGCGTCCGGTTGTGCGGGAGAGGAACATCTTTCGTCAACTGATTAATGCCGGTAAGAAGGGGTATTTCGCCAACGCCTATCCGCAACGCTTCTTCGATTACTTCAAGGACAAGCAAACACGTCTCACCGTCACAACCCTCTCGTGCAACTATTGTGACATGCCGCTTCATCAGGTTACGGAACTCGAGAAGGGCGTCGCCGTTTCTGCCGACATTACGAACGCCGGATGGCCGCGCATGGGGTATTCTCACATTCTACCCATCGAACCTGCCGAGGCCGGACGGAGACTTGTGCGCCTTACCGCCGAGTTTGATTTCGTGCTGTTTGAGTATTGGAGAACCGACAAGGCGGGACATTCGGAAAAAATTAGTGAGGCCGTCGACTCGCTTGAAGTCTTCGACGGAATGTTAGGCGGTATTCTTCAATCAATTGATGCAACAAGAACGTTGCTGCTCATTACAAGCGACCACGGCAATATCGAGGATATGTCAACGAAGGTGCATACGCGCAATCCTGTCCCGGCAATACTGTTCGGCTTCCGTCAGCACGAGGTAGCGCAAACATTGCGGGAAAGACCCGATCTTACAGGCGTCACGCCGGCGCTTATGGAACATCTTGTTTCTTAA
- a CDS encoding MFS transporter yields MEESVDRQKVDRKNFVLNFSEGALFAASGSLMSPQTVLPVIVAMLGGSNITIGALSVIVWVGLFLPQIFAARYVETLPWKKPWAIKFGIAQRVTVLCIGVGLLLFGADQPALALVVFFVFYSLCQILLGVTTPGWFDMFAKMVPTRKRGRLVGIRSSLGGIGAFCCGLILTWLLARFPFPLGFAFAFFLAFGLQSASILVQMALVETEPSPTSERQPLAVYLRDLPRVLRENAAFKHFLVASMFQIVASMPVGFYAVYAMSRFDLNKEVVGTFTLAIVGVQVATSLLIGYLSDKRGNKLTLVLAAVALLCANVMALFAPSADWFFLVFLFLGINLGTELLARYNIAVEYSPLHQRSRYVGLMNTILAPFYIVGLLGGTISEVFGYSALFAVGIIASIAGVAMTMFRVQDPRKMFSESHTAASI; encoded by the coding sequence TTGGAAGAGAGTGTTGACCGGCAGAAGGTAGACCGCAAGAATTTCGTTCTCAATTTTTCTGAGGGAGCATTATTCGCAGCTTCCGGCTCGTTGATGTCGCCGCAGACTGTGTTGCCGGTGATTGTGGCGATGCTCGGTGGAAGCAACATCACAATCGGCGCATTGAGTGTGATTGTTTGGGTGGGATTGTTTCTTCCGCAGATTTTCGCTGCGCGCTATGTTGAAACTCTCCCTTGGAAAAAGCCGTGGGCGATCAAATTCGGTATTGCCCAACGCGTGACGGTGCTCTGCATCGGGGTGGGATTGCTGCTCTTCGGCGCCGACCAGCCGGCACTCGCGTTGGTGGTGTTTTTTGTGTTCTACTCACTGTGTCAGATTCTGCTGGGGGTAACGACGCCCGGCTGGTTTGACATGTTTGCGAAGATGGTTCCGACGCGCAAACGCGGCCGCCTTGTCGGGATCCGAAGTTCATTGGGGGGAATCGGGGCCTTCTGTTGCGGCCTCATTTTGACCTGGCTTCTCGCCCGTTTTCCATTCCCCCTGGGATTTGCCTTTGCGTTCTTTCTTGCGTTCGGATTGCAGTCGGCATCTATACTTGTTCAGATGGCGTTGGTCGAAACCGAGCCGAGCCCGACTTCTGAGCGCCAACCGCTTGCGGTATATTTGCGGGATCTTCCGCGTGTGCTTCGCGAGAACGCGGCATTCAAGCACTTTCTTGTTGCATCCATGTTTCAGATTGTTGCGTCGATGCCGGTCGGCTTTTATGCCGTGTATGCAATGTCCAGGTTCGACCTGAACAAGGAAGTTGTCGGCACGTTCACCCTGGCAATCGTTGGTGTTCAGGTGGCGACTTCCCTTCTTATAGGGTATCTATCCGACAAGCGGGGAAACAAACTTACATTGGTACTAGCCGCTGTCGCGTTGTTGTGCGCAAATGTCATGGCTCTGTTCGCTCCGTCAGCGGACTGGTTTTTCCTCGTGTTCTTGTTTCTCGGTATCAATCTCGGAACCGAGTTACTTGCCCGATACAACATAGCGGTGGAATACAGTCCCTTGCACCAGCGTTCACGATATGTCGGGTTGATGAACACCATCCTGGCTCCATTCTACATTGTCGGGTTGCTGGGAGGAACGATAAGTGAAGTGTTCGGGTACTCTGCATTGTTTGCCGTAGGGATTATTGCTTCGATTGCAGGAGTGGCTATGACGATGTTTCGTGTGCAGGATCCAAGGAAAATGTTTTCTGAGTCGCACACAGCCGCAAGTATATAA